One genomic window of Devosia salina includes the following:
- a CDS encoding response regulator: MNNARPVTIIMVEDDEGHARLIEKNIRRAGVANEIVPFTNGTEALAYLLGPDGSGLVNKGRQLLVLLDLNLPDMTGIDILEKVKGNEHTKRSPVVVLTTTDDQREIQRCYDLGANVYITKPVDYEGFANAIKQLGLFFSVMQIPEAE, from the coding sequence ATGAACAATGCACGGCCCGTCACCATCATCATGGTTGAGGACGACGAGGGGCATGCCCGCCTCATCGAGAAGAACATTCGCCGCGCCGGTGTCGCCAACGAGATCGTCCCCTTCACCAACGGCACCGAGGCCCTGGCCTATCTGCTTGGGCCGGACGGCTCAGGCCTGGTCAACAAGGGCCGCCAGCTGCTGGTGCTGCTCGACCTCAACCTGCCCGACATGACCGGCATCGACATCCTCGAAAAGGTCAAGGGCAACGAACACACCAAGCGCTCGCCCGTGGTGGTGCTGACCACCACCGACGACCAGCGCGAAATCCAGCGCTGCTACGATCTGGGCGCCAATGTCTACATCACCAAGCCGGTCGATTACGAAGGGTTCGCCAACGCCATCAAGCAGTTGGGTCTCTTCTTCTCGGTCATGCAGATTCCCGAGGCCGAATAG
- a CDS encoding UDP-N-acetylmuramoyl-L-alanyl-D-glutamate--2,6-diaminopimelate ligase, which yields MSVTQLLEGSGARPKKGLGAVFGLNSDSRRIEPGDIFFALPGAKVHGNQFVTDAVQRGALAVVTDVAPPGDPGVPVIIVKDVRAAYARAASRVFEPQPEMLVAVTGTNGKTSVASFVRQIWDHAGVPGASIGTLGIETSKRTIEGALTTPDSRTLHQAMRALKAQGIDHVALEASSHGLDQHRLDGVHFEAVAFTNLSRDHLDYHKDMDEYRNAKLRLFTDLLVDGGAAIVNVDDPEHEQFMFAALSASATLLTVGREGAYIEILSIKPEGYGQRVEVRHVGEKVSFHLKIPGEFQVSNALIAAALAMSAGVDKADAFAALPELVGARGRLELVAEHNGAAIFVDYSHKPEALRVALQTLRPYAKNKLHVVFGCGGDRDKGKRPQMGEIASELADVVIVTDDNPRTEDAAAIRAEVLAGAKGATEIGDRKQAIEKAVKALKPGDVLLVAGKGHETYQIIGTTKHHFSDHEVVAAALKG from the coding sequence ATCAGCGTAACCCAATTGCTCGAAGGCTCCGGAGCCCGCCCCAAGAAAGGGTTGGGCGCCGTTTTCGGGCTGAATTCCGACAGCCGCAGGATCGAGCCGGGCGACATCTTCTTCGCGCTGCCCGGCGCGAAGGTACATGGCAACCAGTTCGTGACCGATGCGGTGCAGCGCGGGGCGCTGGCCGTGGTGACCGATGTGGCGCCGCCGGGCGATCCGGGTGTGCCGGTGATCATCGTCAAGGATGTACGTGCCGCCTATGCGCGCGCCGCCAGCCGCGTCTTCGAACCGCAGCCGGAAATGCTGGTCGCCGTCACCGGGACCAATGGCAAGACCTCGGTGGCGTCCTTCGTGCGGCAGATATGGGACCATGCGGGCGTCCCCGGGGCCAGCATTGGCACCCTGGGCATCGAAACCTCGAAGCGCACCATAGAAGGGGCGCTGACCACCCCGGATTCACGGACGCTGCACCAGGCGATGCGGGCGCTCAAGGCGCAGGGGATCGACCATGTCGCGCTCGAAGCGTCCAGCCATGGCCTGGACCAGCATCGGCTCGATGGCGTGCATTTCGAGGCGGTGGCCTTCACCAATCTCAGCCGTGACCATCTCGACTATCACAAGGACATGGACGAGTACCGCAATGCCAAATTGCGGCTGTTCACCGACCTCCTGGTCGATGGTGGCGCGGCCATCGTCAATGTCGATGACCCGGAGCACGAGCAGTTCATGTTTGCGGCGCTTTCGGCCAGCGCAACGCTGCTGACGGTCGGGCGCGAGGGCGCCTATATCGAAATTCTCTCGATCAAGCCGGAAGGCTATGGCCAGCGGGTCGAGGTGCGTCATGTGGGCGAGAAGGTCAGCTTCCATCTCAAGATTCCTGGCGAATTCCAGGTGTCGAATGCGTTGATCGCGGCGGCGCTTGCCATGTCGGCTGGTGTCGACAAGGCCGACGCCTTTGCCGCGCTGCCCGAACTGGTGGGGGCGCGCGGGCGGCTGGAGCTGGTGGCCGAGCACAATGGCGCCGCCATATTCGTGGACTATTCCCACAAGCCCGAGGCCCTGCGGGTGGCCCTGCAGACCCTTCGGCCCTATGCCAAGAACAAGCTGCATGTGGTGTTCGGCTGCGGCGGCGACCGCGACAAGGGCAAGCGCCCTCAAATGGGCGAAATCGCCAGCGAACTTGCCGATGTGGTGATCGTCACCGACGATAATCCACGCACCGAGGATGCAGCGGCGATCCGCGCCGAAGTCTTGGCCGGAGCCAAGGGAGCGACCGAAATTGGCGACCGCAAGCAGGCCATCGAAAAGGCCGTCAAGGCGCTCAAGCCCGGCGACGTGCTGCTGGTGGCCGGCAAGGGGCACGAGACCTACCAGATCATCGGCACCACCAAGCACCATTTCTCCGATCACGAAGTGGTCGCGGCGGCGCTCAAGGGGTAG
- a CDS encoding peptidoglycan D,D-transpeptidase FtsI family protein, giving the protein MAVVTEDFTPTIALDGARKQRGNLTQARIRWMILAVILGFGLVGGRLVQLGMVETDQTIEGQARDVITATRPPILDRNGLEMAVDIRVPSLYAEPRRIIDVEEAVRALRTVLPDLDETWLRNRLTGDQGFVWVQRELTPAIQDAVMRLGIPGIDFITESKRFYPAMSEASHILGSTNVDNQGIAGIERHMDAESVALLQDLGLARGNALAPVELSVDMRVQHIMHEQLADAMTRYQAIAAAGVMMDIHTGEVIALASLPDFNPNEPASALVKDTFNRITSGIFEPGSIFKTVTMAGALDSGSVAITDQFDARYGIRFGRYTIDDFHGKHRILSLPEVYKYSSNIGTIRIMQAMGKDNFRAFLSRMKFDERVEFELPEMRVPTVPKELSEVGAATASFGHGLSVSPLHMVAAYAAFANGGNYIAPTLYKRDIAEAEALYQRVISPETSTSLRYLMRLNALEGSGSQMNKAAQGYRAGGKTGTAEKVVDGRYSSSKVTNFFASVFPLDNPRYAMVIMVDEPKAENAQSGTTAGWNAGAVSGRVIQRVAPMLGVAPDFSEAIDQQIIPPVLR; this is encoded by the coding sequence ATGGCCGTCGTCACCGAAGATTTCACCCCCACAATCGCGCTGGACGGCGCCCGCAAGCAGCGGGGCAACCTCACGCAGGCGCGCATTCGCTGGATGATCCTGGCCGTCATCCTGGGTTTTGGCCTGGTGGGCGGGCGCCTCGTGCAATTGGGAATGGTCGAGACCGACCAGACCATCGAAGGGCAGGCGCGCGACGTGATCACCGCGACTCGTCCGCCAATCCTCGACCGCAACGGGCTCGAAATGGCCGTGGATATCCGCGTGCCCTCGCTCTATGCCGAACCGCGCCGGATCATCGATGTGGAGGAGGCCGTCCGCGCCCTGCGCACCGTGCTGCCCGATCTGGATGAAACCTGGCTGCGCAATAGGCTCACGGGCGACCAAGGTTTCGTGTGGGTGCAGCGTGAACTGACGCCCGCGATCCAGGACGCGGTGATGCGGCTGGGCATACCCGGCATCGACTTCATCACCGAATCCAAGCGCTTCTACCCGGCCATGAGCGAAGCCTCGCACATCCTGGGCTCCACCAATGTGGACAATCAGGGCATTGCCGGCATCGAGCGGCACATGGATGCCGAATCCGTGGCGTTGCTGCAGGACCTGGGGCTGGCGCGCGGCAATGCGCTGGCGCCGGTGGAACTGTCCGTGGACATGCGCGTGCAGCACATCATGCACGAGCAACTGGCCGACGCCATGACCCGCTACCAGGCCATCGCCGCCGCGGGCGTGATGATGGATATTCATACCGGCGAAGTGATCGCGCTGGCCTCGCTGCCCGACTTCAACCCGAACGAGCCGGCCTCGGCACTGGTGAAGGACACGTTCAACCGCATCACCTCGGGTATTTTCGAGCCGGGCTCGATCTTCAAGACCGTCACCATGGCCGGCGCACTCGACAGCGGTTCGGTGGCCATCACCGACCAGTTCGACGCGCGCTACGGCATTCGGTTCGGCCGCTACACGATCGACGACTTCCACGGCAAGCACCGCATCCTGTCGCTGCCCGAGGTCTACAAATATTCCTCCAATATCGGCACGATCCGGATCATGCAGGCCATGGGCAAGGACAATTTCCGCGCCTTCCTGTCGCGCATGAAATTCGACGAGCGGGTGGAGTTCGAGCTGCCTGAAATGCGGGTTCCCACCGTGCCCAAGGAACTGTCCGAAGTGGGCGCGGCCACCGCCTCGTTCGGCCATGGCCTCTCGGTGTCGCCGCTGCATATGGTGGCCGCCTATGCCGCCTTTGCCAATGGCGGCAATTATATCGCCCCGACGCTCTACAAGCGCGACATTGCCGAGGCCGAAGCGCTCTATCAGCGCGTAATCAGCCCTGAAACCAGCACCTCGCTGCGCTACCTGATGCGGCTCAACGCGCTGGAAGGCTCGGGGTCGCAGATGAACAAGGCCGCCCAGGGCTACCGCGCCGGCGGCAAGACCGGCACTGCCGAAAAGGTGGTGGATGGCCGCTATTCGTCGAGCAAGGTCACCAATTTCTTCGCGTCGGTCTTCCCGCTCGACAATCCACGCTATGCCATGGTCATCATGGTGGATGAGCCCAAGGCCGAAAATGCGCAATCAGGAACGACCGCAGGCTGGAATGCCGGTGCGGTATCGGGCCGCGTGATCCAGCGCGTTGCACCCATGCTCGGTGTCGCCCCCGACTTCAGCGAAGCCATTGACCAACAGATTATTCCGCCCGTCCTCCGTTAG
- the ftsL gene encoding cell division protein FtsL codes for MIRNLNIFLLFASVAMLAGVYALKFSIEGTASERTALIAQISDQEGQLSLLKADWAVLNQPGHIDPIVQRHQAELAIGPVQQEQFGSFAALPMRPAAPDTEGMDALFAAIAEGIDPIDAILQMEGIE; via the coding sequence ATGATCCGCAATCTCAATATCTTCCTGCTCTTTGCTTCCGTCGCCATGCTGGCCGGGGTCTATGCGCTCAAGTTTTCGATCGAGGGCACTGCGTCGGAGCGGACGGCACTGATCGCGCAGATCAGCGACCAGGAGGGGCAGCTCTCGCTGCTCAAGGCCGATTGGGCGGTGCTGAACCAGCCGGGCCATATCGATCCCATCGTGCAGCGCCACCAGGCGGAGCTGGCCATCGGGCCGGTGCAGCAGGAACAGTTCGGGTCCTTCGCTGCCCTGCCCATGCGTCCGGCGGCGCCCGATACCGAAGGCATGGATGCGCTGTTTGCCGCCATTGCCGAAGGCATCGACCCGATTGACGCCATTCTCCAGATGGAGGGTATCGAATAA
- a CDS encoding histidine kinase dimerization/phosphoacceptor domain -containing protein, with amino-acid sequence MPNRTPHVLYIDDDPGLSRLVEKAMLRRGYIFDHAETAEAGLALIRQGGIDVVALDHYLPTGTGLDVLKGLEGMEDRPTVVYCTGSEETDIAVAALKSGATDFVPKTLSDEFMELLVASIDHAIDRVRLNRAKAQAEREVHEARERAEMLLGEVNHRVANSLAMVAALVGLQANAVEDAEAKRALSETQARIQAIAGVHRHLYNSDDVRTVQVGDYLNSLVGELENTLQAEGRTASIRVDVEGFPMPTEKVASLGVIVTELVTNALKYAYAGREPGEVRVHMVREDGSVRLTVEDDGIGWAGTGKPQGTGLGSRIVKAMAHSLGASVAYGEGPGTRVHVTFAA; translated from the coding sequence ATGCCGAACCGTACGCCGCATGTTCTCTACATCGATGACGACCCGGGCCTGAGCCGCCTGGTCGAGAAGGCCATGCTGCGCCGCGGCTACATCTTCGATCACGCCGAAACCGCCGAGGCCGGGCTCGCGCTGATCCGCCAGGGCGGCATCGACGTGGTGGCACTCGATCACTACCTGCCCACGGGCACGGGCCTCGACGTCCTCAAGGGCCTCGAAGGCATGGAAGACCGGCCCACCGTGGTCTATTGCACCGGCTCGGAAGAAACCGACATCGCCGTCGCCGCGCTGAAATCGGGCGCCACCGATTTCGTACCCAAGACGCTGTCCGACGAGTTCATGGAACTGCTCGTCGCCTCCATCGACCACGCCATCGACCGCGTGCGGCTCAACCGCGCCAAGGCCCAGGCCGAGCGCGAAGTGCACGAGGCCCGCGAGCGCGCCGAAATGCTGCTCGGCGAGGTCAATCACCGCGTCGCCAATTCGCTGGCCATGGTCGCCGCCCTGGTCGGCCTGCAGGCCAATGCCGTCGAGGACGCCGAGGCCAAGCGCGCCCTCAGCGAGACCCAGGCCCGCATCCAGGCCATCGCCGGGGTGCACCGGCACCTCTACAATTCCGACGATGTGCGCACCGTGCAGGTGGGCGACTATCTCAATAGCCTGGTGGGCGAACTTGAAAACACCCTTCAGGCCGAGGGCCGCACCGCCAGCATCCGGGTGGATGTCGAGGGCTTCCCCATGCCCACCGAAAAAGTGGCCTCGCTGGGCGTCATCGTCACCGAACTGGTCACCAACGCACTCAAATATGCCTATGCCGGTCGCGAGCCGGGCGAGGTGCGCGTGCACATGGTGCGCGAGGACGGTTCGGTCCGCCTCACCGTCGAGGACGATGGCATCGGCTGGGCCGGCACCGGCAAGCCGCAGGGCACGGGCCTGGGCAGCCGCATCGTCAAGGCCATGGCCCACAGCCTGGGTGCCAGCGTCGCCTATGGCGAAGGCCCCGGCACCCGCGTCCACGTCACCTTCGCGGCCTGA
- the mraY gene encoding phospho-N-acetylmuramoyl-pentapeptide-transferase, whose amino-acid sequence MLYFLGQLGEQLAAFNVFRYITFRTAGAVVTALFFVFLFGPGMIALLRVKQGRGQPIREDGPAGHLLTKKGTPTMGGLMILSGAVVSTLLWSNLTNGYVWVVLFVTVGFGAIGFYDDYLKVKRMSHAGFGSKQRLILEALIGGIAAFFISQLASGAYGTSLLFPFVKDLAVNLGYFYILFGGFVVVAAGNSVNLTDGLDGLAIVPVMVAAACFGLIAYLVGSQNYADYLLLNSVPGTAELSVVCGALIGAGLGFLWFNAPPAQIFMGDTGSLALGGALGTIAVATKHEIVLAIIGGLFVLETVSVIVQVTSFRLTGKRVFRMAPIHHHFEHLGWTESQVVIRFWIISFVLALIGLSSLKLR is encoded by the coding sequence ATGCTCTACTTCCTCGGCCAGCTCGGTGAGCAACTCGCCGCCTTCAATGTGTTCCGCTACATCACCTTCCGCACGGCGGGGGCGGTGGTCACGGCGCTGTTCTTCGTGTTCCTGTTCGGGCCGGGGATGATCGCCCTGTTGCGGGTCAAGCAGGGGCGGGGCCAGCCGATCCGCGAGGATGGTCCGGCCGGACACCTGCTGACCAAGAAGGGCACGCCCACCATGGGCGGGCTGATGATCCTGTCGGGCGCGGTGGTTTCGACCCTGCTCTGGTCGAACCTGACCAATGGCTATGTCTGGGTGGTGCTGTTCGTCACCGTCGGTTTCGGCGCCATCGGCTTTTATGACGATTATCTCAAGGTCAAGCGGATGAGCCATGCCGGCTTCGGCTCGAAGCAGCGGCTCATCCTCGAGGCGCTGATCGGCGGCATCGCGGCCTTCTTCATTTCCCAGCTTGCCTCGGGGGCCTATGGCACCTCGCTGCTCTTCCCCTTCGTCAAGGATCTGGCGGTCAATCTGGGCTATTTCTACATCCTGTTCGGCGGCTTCGTGGTGGTGGCCGCGGGCAATTCGGTCAATCTCACCGATGGCCTGGATGGTCTCGCCATCGTGCCGGTCATGGTCGCGGCGGCCTGTTTCGGGCTCATCGCCTATCTGGTCGGTTCGCAGAACTATGCCGATTACCTGTTGCTCAATTCCGTGCCCGGTACGGCGGAGCTGTCGGTGGTGTGCGGGGCGCTGATCGGCGCGGGCCTCGGCTTCCTCTGGTTCAACGCGCCCCCTGCGCAGATCTTCATGGGTGATACCGGCTCGCTTGCCCTTGGCGGCGCGCTCGGCACGATTGCCGTGGCCACCAAGCACGAGATCGTGCTCGCCATTATCGGCGGGCTCTTCGTGCTCGAAACGGTGTCGGTGATCGTCCAGGTCACCTCGTTCCGGCTCACCGGCAAGCGGGTGTTCCGCATGGCGCCCATCCACCACCATTTCGAGCATCTGGGCTGGACCGAGAGCCAGGTGGTGATCCGGTTCTGGATCATTTCCTTCGTCCTGGCGCTGATCGGGCTGTCGAGCCTCAAATTGCGGTGA
- a CDS encoding sensor histidine kinase, whose protein sequence is MPITSKTFVRSTALLLLVGLLALMGIVGTTLWLGERTQVYFNEVVEAREARAAAVDLRSLLQDAETSQRGFIITADQQYLEPYQAALPQIDEAMDRLDAVLLPYPQAAEPLQQLHGDIDFKLAEMTRTIELVQADQRAEAAEIIRTDAGKEAMDRARTFFTGLIDAADARLDQGVEDQRSTANLLRIVSIVGALVIFAVIGGAIWAVLSYTQELANARRAVEEANSSLEERVRARTADLGKANEEIQRFAYIVTHDLRAPLVNIMGFTAELETSVEAVRTYMESQPVNEDDPAAGEARLAATEDLPEAITFIRAATRKMDGLINAILKISREGRRQLKPEPVDLSEVAEASAAAVHHQVSEREGEITTDIRVGKLITDRLSLEQILGNMLDNAVKYQEPDRPLRVAIKARHVPGNRVILEIEDNGRGIADTDHERVFELFRRSGSQTSAGEGIGLAHVRTMVRSLGGDVTLTSKLGEGTTFIINLPRDARSYLGSFGA, encoded by the coding sequence ATGCCGATAACCAGCAAGACATTCGTGCGGTCCACCGCCCTGCTGCTGCTTGTCGGCCTGCTGGCGCTGATGGGCATCGTCGGCACGACGCTCTGGCTCGGCGAACGCACCCAGGTCTACTTCAACGAGGTGGTCGAGGCACGCGAGGCACGCGCCGCGGCCGTCGACCTGCGCTCGCTGCTGCAGGACGCCGAGACCAGCCAGCGCGGCTTCATCATCACCGCCGACCAGCAATATCTCGAACCCTATCAGGCCGCCCTGCCCCAGATCGACGAGGCCATGGACCGCCTCGATGCGGTCCTGCTGCCCTATCCCCAGGCTGCCGAACCGCTCCAGCAATTGCATGGCGACATCGATTTCAAGCTCGCCGAGATGACCCGCACCATCGAGCTGGTCCAGGCCGACCAGCGGGCGGAAGCCGCCGAAATCATCCGCACCGATGCCGGCAAGGAGGCCATGGACCGCGCCCGGACCTTCTTTACCGGGCTGATCGATGCCGCCGATGCCCGCCTCGACCAGGGCGTCGAGGACCAGCGCAGCACCGCCAACCTTCTGCGCATCGTCTCCATCGTGGGCGCCCTGGTGATCTTTGCCGTGATCGGCGGCGCCATCTGGGCCGTGCTGAGCTATACCCAGGAACTGGCCAATGCCCGCCGTGCCGTCGAGGAGGCCAATTCGAGCCTTGAAGAGCGGGTGCGTGCGCGCACGGCCGACTTGGGCAAGGCCAATGAGGAAATCCAGCGCTTCGCCTATATCGTCACCCATGACCTGCGCGCCCCCCTGGTCAACATCATGGGCTTTACCGCCGAGCTCGAAACCAGCGTCGAGGCGGTCAGGACCTATATGGAATCCCAGCCAGTCAACGAGGATGACCCCGCGGCCGGTGAAGCCCGTCTTGCCGCCACCGAGGACCTGCCCGAGGCCATCACCTTCATCCGCGCCGCCACCCGCAAGATGGACGGCCTGATCAACGCCATCCTCAAGATTTCCCGCGAAGGGCGCCGCCAGCTCAAGCCCGAGCCGGTCGACCTGTCCGAGGTCGCCGAGGCCAGCGCCGCGGCGGTGCATCATCAGGTCAGCGAGCGCGAGGGCGAGATCACCACCGATATCCGCGTGGGCAAGCTCATCACCGACCGCCTGTCGCTCGAGCAGATCCTGGGCAATATGCTCGACAATGCCGTCAAGTATCAGGAGCCGGACCGGCCCCTGCGGGTCGCCATCAAGGCGCGCCATGTCCCGGGCAATCGTGTCATCCTTGAGATCGAGGACAATGGGCGCGGCATTGCCGACACCGACCATGAGCGGGTGTTTGAATTGTTCCGGCGTTCCGGCTCGCAGACCAGTGCCGGCGAAGGCATCGGCCTGGCACATGTGCGCACCATGGTGCGCAGCCTGGGCGGCGACGTCACGCTGACCTCGAAACTGGGGGAAGGCACCACCTTCATCATCAATCTGCCGCGCGACGCGCGCAGCTATCTAGGGAGCTTTGGCGCATGA
- the rsmH gene encoding 16S rRNA (cytosine(1402)-N(4))-methyltransferase RsmH: protein MPETDVQGGPHVPVLLEEVLSALSPVAGRRVVDGTFGAGGYSRALLEAGAHVIGIDRDPSVAPHVEALTQAFPDRFRFVAGTFSELDTLVADAGPVDAVVLDIGVSSMQLDQAERGFSFMRDGPLDMRMSRSGTSAADLVNGLEAEDLANLLYAYGEERKSRRIAQFIVAARQDTPIATTLELARIIEKAIGRKPGDAHPATRSFQALRIAVNSEFDQLVEGLFAAERLLVEGGRLAVVSFHSLEDRIVKRFFDPDKGGPTASRHLPQVEAAPRRWHPVAKAVKSGAAELARNPRARSAVLRSAVRTGEAARPIDLKGLGVPQIRGAA, encoded by the coding sequence CTGCCCGAAACCGATGTGCAGGGCGGTCCGCATGTGCCGGTCCTGCTCGAGGAAGTGCTATCGGCGCTCTCGCCGGTAGCCGGCCGCCGCGTCGTGGACGGTACATTCGGGGCAGGAGGCTATTCGCGCGCCCTGCTCGAAGCGGGCGCCCATGTCATCGGCATCGACCGGGACCCTTCGGTGGCGCCGCATGTCGAGGCGCTCACTCAGGCCTTTCCTGACCGCTTCCGCTTTGTCGCCGGGACGTTTTCCGAGCTGGATACGCTGGTGGCCGACGCGGGGCCGGTCGATGCGGTGGTGCTCGATATCGGCGTTTCCTCCATGCAGCTCGACCAGGCGGAGCGCGGATTCTCCTTCATGCGCGATGGGCCGCTCGACATGCGCATGAGCCGCTCGGGCACCAGCGCGGCGGATCTGGTGAACGGGCTCGAAGCCGAGGACCTGGCCAATCTTCTTTATGCCTATGGCGAAGAGCGCAAGTCGCGCCGCATCGCCCAGTTCATTGTCGCGGCACGGCAGGACACGCCCATAGCCACCACGCTGGAGCTGGCACGCATCATCGAGAAGGCCATTGGCCGCAAGCCTGGCGATGCCCATCCTGCGACGCGATCGTTCCAGGCGCTGCGCATTGCCGTCAACAGCGAGTTCGACCAGCTGGTCGAGGGGCTGTTCGCCGCCGAGCGCCTGCTGGTGGAGGGTGGACGGCTGGCCGTGGTGAGCTTCCATTCGCTCGAGGACCGCATCGTCAAGCGCTTCTTCGACCCGGACAAGGGTGGCCCGACCGCCTCGCGGCACCTGCCGCAGGTCGAGGCGGCGCCACGTCGCTGGCATCCCGTCGCCAAGGCGGTCAAGTCCGGCGCGGCGGAACTGGCGCGCAATCCGCGGGCGCGCTCTGCGGTGTTGCGCAGCGCTGTGCGCACCGGCGAGGCCGCCCGCCCCATCGATCTCAAGGGCCTCGGCGTCCCGCAGATCCGGGGCGCCGCATGA
- a CDS encoding UDP-N-acetylmuramoyl-tripeptide--D-alanyl-D-alanine ligase yields the protein MSPPLFTLDAILAATGGRAEDVASDAINSISIDSRELGPEALFVAIKGDRFDGHDFVDTALANGAVAALVSEGRSEGPGRIVVADALGGLRDLARAARARSRGFIVGVTGSVGKTTTKEALRLVFEAAGETHASIKSFNNHWGVPLMLARMPESAQFGVFEMGMNAPDEIRPLSQMVRPHVAVITAIAAAHLERLGSLENIARAKAEIFEGVEPGGAVVLNADHPQINILLEAAAAAGITRVVTYGFGRGVDWQITEVETAADKSFATIVQGDEQYALTLGVPGRHMLSNATAALIVAHLAGIEPQVALRALAAFGAQPGRGQRLVFGPTDKPLVVIDESYNANTASMAAALAVFSGIEAPGGRKLVVLGDMLELGADADALHAGLADAVRASGAERVHLVGRHMAALAAALPEALVASHSSTIAEAVDVIMGDLAYGDALMVKGSNGVGLSRIVTEVKAKFAQS from the coding sequence ATGAGCCCGCCTCTCTTCACCCTCGACGCTATCCTCGCGGCCACCGGCGGGCGCGCCGAGGACGTGGCGAGCGATGCGATCAATTCCATCTCCATCGACTCGCGCGAGCTCGGCCCCGAGGCGCTGTTCGTCGCCATCAAGGGCGATCGCTTCGACGGGCATGATTTCGTCGATACGGCGCTGGCCAATGGGGCAGTTGCGGCGCTGGTCAGCGAAGGGCGCAGCGAAGGTCCCGGCCGCATCGTGGTGGCGGATGCCCTGGGGGGATTGCGCGACCTGGCCCGCGCGGCACGGGCGCGCAGCCGTGGCTTTATCGTCGGGGTCACCGGCAGCGTGGGCAAGACTACCACGAAGGAGGCCCTGCGGCTGGTGTTCGAGGCGGCGGGCGAGACCCATGCCTCGATCAAGAGCTTCAACAATCATTGGGGCGTACCGCTGATGCTGGCGCGGATGCCCGAGAGCGCGCAGTTCGGCGTGTTCGAGATGGGCATGAATGCCCCCGACGAAATCCGGCCCTTGAGCCAGATGGTGCGGCCGCATGTGGCGGTGATCACCGCCATCGCGGCGGCGCATCTGGAACGACTGGGGAGCCTGGAAAACATCGCGCGCGCCAAGGCCGAAATCTTCGAGGGCGTGGAGCCGGGTGGCGCGGTGGTGCTCAATGCCGACCATCCGCAAATCAATATCCTGCTCGAAGCGGCCGCCGCGGCGGGTATCACGCGGGTGGTGACCTATGGTTTTGGCCGGGGCGTCGACTGGCAGATTACCGAAGTCGAGACGGCCGCCGACAAGAGCTTTGCGACCATCGTGCAGGGGGACGAGCAGTACGCGCTGACGCTGGGCGTGCCCGGGCGGCACATGCTCTCCAATGCCACGGCGGCGCTGATCGTGGCGCATCTGGCGGGGATCGAGCCACAGGTGGCGCTGCGGGCGCTGGCGGCGTTCGGAGCCCAGCCGGGGCGGGGACAAAGGCTGGTCTTCGGACCGACCGATAAGCCGCTGGTGGTGATCGACGAGAGCTACAATGCCAATACCGCCTCGATGGCGGCGGCGCTGGCGGTCTTCTCGGGCATCGAAGCGCCGGGCGGACGCAAGCTGGTGGTGCTGGGGGACATGCTGGAGCTGGGCGCCGATGCCGACGCGCTGCATGCGGGCCTGGCCGATGCCGTGCGGGCCAGCGGGGCGGAGCGGGTGCATCTGGTCGGGCGGCATATGGCGGCGCTCGCTGCGGCCCTGCCTGAAGCGCTGGTTGCCAGCCATTCATCCACCATTGCCGAAGCCGTGGACGTGATCATGGGCGATCTTGCCTATGGCGACGCTCTTATGGTCAAAGGGTCCAACGGTGTCGGGCTCTCGCGCATCGTCACCGAAGTCAAAGCAAAATTCGCGCAGAGCTGA